The region ATCTGTATATGGATTAAAGCCATTTTAATGTCAATAATCGCAATTTTGGGTTGGAATTCCCAAGGCCGCATGAACAATCAGTGCTTCTTGCGATGGGATGGAGAGATATACAGAAAGGTTTTCATAACGTTCTTTGGCCTGTTTTATTTTTTGTTCCCAGTCTTAATTATCCTGATAGTTTACTGCAACATGTTCAAGGTGGCCAGGGTAGCGGCAATGCAACACGGACCCCTGCCCACATGGATGGACACACCACGGCAGAGGTCAGAATCACTCAGCAGTAGGTCCACCATGGTCACCAGCTCTGGAGGACCAAGGGTTTCCCCACAAAGGACATTTGGAGGGGGAAAAGCAGCTATTATCCTCATTCTGGTTGGGGGCCAGTTTGTGTTTTGCTGGCTGCCATTTTTTGCTTTTCACCTGCATTCTGCTATGACCCAAAATTCAATCCCCTCGGGCCTCTGGGAAGCAATTGTTACTTGGATCGGGTACACCTCATTCAGCATTAATCCCTTCTTTTACGGATGCCTCAATCGACAGATCAGGGGGGAATTGAGCAAGCACCTCACCTGTCTCTTCAAACAGACCCTGGAAGAGGATCTCCGGCTACCGAGCCGAGAAGGGTCCATTGAGGAGAACTTTATGCAGTTTTTGCAGAGGACAGGTTGCAATGCAGAAACCAGGTCCAGCTATGATGCTTCCAGTCCAAAGTTAGACCAGTCAGGACTGGGTTTCAGGATACCTGGTCAGATTGCAGAAGAAACATCAGAATTCCTTGAACAAAACATAGCCACTGATTTTACGATGTCCAACAGCTGTATTAGAACGAGCAGGTCACCAAAACATGATGCTTAATATATGTGAGTAAAGTTAACAAAATTATTTAAAGTTAAATAGTTAAACTGCACATGATTGTTTCCAGAAACAATCCTAACTGATAGGAAGCCATGTATCTTAgtgattttgttttaatattctTTATCTTACTCAGATTTCAGGTTTAATATTAATTTCCAAATTtactaacagaaaaaaaacacatttaagaTGTTTTCTAAAGTAAACCTCAAACTTGTAAAAACATCTCAGTAGATTTCCTCATTGTTTGCAGATTTTGAGAAACATTTTGATTTGTCTGTTGATAACGTAGTGAGGAGAGGGGTCAAATTTAGCCTTGTATGTGTTGGAGAGCAGATTTAGTACATTTGGCAACAACAACTTGCATTAGTATAAAGCCTTGAATGTAACAAACACGTCCCAAAGCACTTTGCAGTTATCAGGCAAAATGCAACACTGTGCTACTTAGAGATATTGAGACAGGTGACAGAAGCTTTGCTTAAAAGGTTAAGTTAGTTAGGAAAAAACGAGAAAGAAAGAGAACTCCAAACCTCAGAGCAGCTAATGGCATAGTCACCAGTGCTACCATCCAGGATACATATACGCCTGCCATTGGAGATATTGCAAAAGGCTGGAGGACTGCAGAAGCAGGGGTAGAGCCACAgtggaatttgaaaaaaaaacattgagagTTTTAAACCAGAGACATTCCCAAAATAGGAGGTATTATAGAGCAGCAAACACACAGGTGAGAAGGACAAGGCAGAGTTTCATCTGCTTTAGTGGTTTCACTGGATAAAATTGAGAAGTCAAAATGAGTGTTCTTTTTGCATTCATATGCTATTTACGGCAAACTCAAAAGGGTGCAGTCTCCCGTTGCCGATGCTCATTCCTCTGTTCACTTTGCCACACCACTTCTTTTGCAACGAGCTCTCCTTTGGCATCCTTGAACCCCTTCAATTGAAAGCGTGTAGGTAAAATGCCCACTATTCCGTGCAGTAGGAGGATCTGTAATGATACAGCGATAAGCCAAAAAATAAATGgttgaattatttatttttttggagccactaatttggcaggagaagTATTAAAGAATTCTAAAGATCTCAAAGACTTAAAGGTGTAAGATTCAGAGCAGGACATGTGGATCTTGGAAGACTGGACTCCATATCCACCAGCTCCAAGTTTATGGTTGCGTGCTCTGAGGTTTTGAAATTCAACCACACAGTTTATTTTGTGTACACACCTTGTGCCAGATATGATGTGATTAAGGATTACCTTGTTTGTTTAAAGTAGTGTTCAGATTAAGAGAATGTGGATATTTATTCTGAAATAATTGTCCGCAGTGATACAACATTATGGTGGTTTTTTCCTATTGTTACCAATATTTAATAAGAACTGTTTATGAAAATGAACCTTCTCTAAAATATTAATGACAACAATGGACAATTAATAGTTTTCTTCATGAAAATATTCAGTGGCTTTTGATGATTTCATGTCATTGTTTGTGTGTACGCTGTTTTCCAGCATGTAATGTCACACAGCACAGATATTTATGCCAAGGTCCAGAAAATCAACAACTCCACCTCCATCTCCCCAGTGGCATTTTCTCCGACTGAGGTGAAAAACAACCTTTCCCAGCTGAATCAGCTGATCTCAGGGGTATAGCACTAAAATAGCTATAGTTTCGTACAGTGGCCCTGGGTTAGAATGGAGCAAACTTAACCATTAATTTTAGTTCTAAATAGCATTCCAGGCCCATCAAAACCAGTTACCAATCGTTCCACTACCTGCATCAGACACCTCATCCTCCCGCTCCTGCCTCATTTCACCGCCGAGGACCAAAAAGTTAGATTTGATTGTGGTGCCCTTCCACAGGTGTCTAATGAACTGACAGGACCTAGCACTAAACATTAATCATATAATTCCAAACAATGGTGTTCCACTGTCAAAAACTAAGTTAACCCAGCGTTGATCAAAGTGGCACACATTTCTGAGTGCTTTAATGCCTTTGTAAAATTTCCCTTCCTCATTCCTCAGTGGGGTTTTCGTTCTCCCTCACACTTTTTTTTCCAATATAAGGATCACCCAAATGATACCAATAGTAGAGCAACAAAATTCAGCTGTGGTCAAAATTCAGATACTTTCTGTAGTCTGGAAAATGAATCCATTTATTCAAGAAGAGCCTGGTATTACTAAACTATTTCTGTTGAAATGGTGTTACTTAAAGGGCCAACACTCAAACtgcatatttttttttctcatagAGGGTTGTAACCTCCAGGACTTCAAATACAGCCTTGATTGATTTCCCAATGGAGATCAGTTTCCTAGCCTCAGGATCACTCCAGGCCACTTCTGATCATCTTTGTCACATCTCACTTCTCTGCACACTGCTTCAATGGTGAGGTCATACAATTtcatactcagagagtggctatCTCTTCAGCACACAAGATCATGCCAAGAGGGCATGACAGGGTTGCCCAAAGTGGAGGAATTCAAAGGTAGCACTCACATTCTTGTAACCTCCTGCTTCGGGTCTTTGGACCTCACTTAGGAGTGTCTCGATGGCCCAAAATATACATGTCATTTACCAGCTTCTCCATTTATCATTGAACTCTGGGAATTCTCTCCCGTAATACAGCATTTGGTGTCTCTTTACCCCTGAAACTGAGCAAACTTTGCTTGTATTGCAGAATGTCCGTAAAAGAAAGGGATCCAACAATCAGACCTAGTGTGCTTAATGCTCAGGAATAAAAGACCTTCCCATTCCATAGGGAACACTGTCCTGAGAGTGAGAAGGCGAGTTTCAGCACAGCAGAGCACTGGGAACCTTGGCAACATTATTCTGTGAAACTTGTAACTGATGTTCTCGCACTTTATCCAGTTTCCAGAAACACCATCTGGGTGACCAATGATGCTGCTCAAATGCCAAATAAAAGCATGGTGCGGAGAAATTCGCTGGTTCAATGGTCGCTTTCTCCATTGTGGGAAGCTAGGTATAGAAAgggtcaaacaggtcatcaaatATTTTAACCTAAGAACATaagaggagcaggagtaggctatccagCTCATTgaacctgctctaccattcaataaaatcatggctgatctgaccatggactcatctccacctacctgccttttccccataacccttaattctcctactgtgcaaaaatctatccaaccttgtcttaaatatacaaacgcttgtatttactgaggtagcctccactgctttattgggcagacaattccacagattcatcactttttgggaaaagcagttccccctcatctccatcctaaatttactcccctgaatcttgagggtatgtcccctagttctagtctcacttaccagtggaaacaactttcctgcctctaccttatctgtccctttcataattttaatatGTTTTGGTAAGatttcctctcatccttctgaatttcagcgagtacagtcccaggtgactcaatgtctcctcatagtctaactccctcacctctggaatcaacctggtgaacctcctctgcaccgcctccaaagccagtatatccttcctcaagtaaggagaccaaaactgcacatagaactccaaatgcagtctcgcCAATACCCtgcacagttgcagcataatccctgtgctcttaaattcagtccctctagcatcgaagaccaacattccatctgccttcttgatagcctgctgctcCTGGTATTCAATGGGTCTAGTGGGTAGGCTTCCTTGTTTCCAATGTCACTGGCTTAATAAAAAGTTAGAAATCCCAAGTCCATAATTTTTGGTTGAGTTTCTGCCTCTATTCTTTGTTTGGGGCCAAAGTTTCCATGCCCT is a window of Mobula birostris isolate sMobBir1 chromosome 14, sMobBir1.hap1, whole genome shotgun sequence DNA encoding:
- the LOC140209524 gene encoding G-protein coupled receptor 61-like, coding for MAAPVSVEWEWNTSTPGRQQRVSPTSMLFNKSLVSADRDLVSQSIGLFLMLLVDLVGIIGNAAVMLVIIRTPLFKKFVFVFHLCLVDLTAVLILMPLGMVSSSALFDNIEFSDTLCQIYLFLSMLFISASILSILAINVERYYYIVHPMRYEVRVTLKLVMFVIICIWIKAILMSIIAILGWNSQGRMNNQCFLRWDGEIYRKVFITFFGLFYFLFPVLIILIVYCNMFKVARVAAMQHGPLPTWMDTPRQRSESLSSRSTMVTSSGGPRVSPQRTFGGGKAAIILILVGGQFVFCWLPFFAFHLHSAMTQNSIPSGLWEAIVTWIGYTSFSINPFFYGCLNRQIRGELSKHLTCLFKQTLEEDLRLPSREGSIEENFMQFLQRTGCNAETRSSYDASSPKLDQSGLGFRIPGQIAEETSEFLEQNIATDFTMSNSCIRTSRSPKHDA